A single window of Cytobacillus dafuensis DNA harbors:
- a CDS encoding aminotransferase class I/II-fold pyridoxal phosphate-dependent enzyme, giving the protein MSLSINHKARVLEVPGIRQFANQLVRFPNAVNLTIGQPDFPTPSSVKEAGIRAITNNQTSYSHNAGMLELRQATASFFKDTYNFSYDPETEIVITNGASEGIDSVFRTILEEGDEVIIPAPIYSGYEPIIELCGAKVVYLNTADTGFLPSPERLKAMVTQKTKAILLNYPSNPIGVIIQPELMDELVALLENQDIYIVSDEIYSENTFGSKHCSIASYPQLRDRLFLIHGLSKSHSMTGWRIGFILGPKKLMEHVLNVHLYNSICASLPSQYAGIEALTNCREVPATMNVEYIKRRDFVFERLTSMGLDVVKPNGAFYIFPSIKQFGMPSYEFATRLLHENGVAVVPGSAFTEHGEGYIRISYAYAMPMLEKGMKRLEQFITALGKHPISTKLVSSSSADK; this is encoded by the coding sequence ATGTCATTATCTATTAATCATAAAGCAAGAGTATTGGAAGTCCCTGGTATCCGCCAATTTGCCAATCAACTCGTTCGTTTTCCAAACGCGGTCAATTTGACAATTGGTCAGCCAGATTTCCCAACCCCCAGTTCTGTTAAAGAAGCGGGAATTCGTGCGATAACAAACAATCAAACAAGCTATTCCCATAATGCTGGAATGTTGGAATTAAGACAAGCAACAGCTTCTTTTTTCAAAGATACGTATAATTTTTCATATGATCCTGAAACAGAAATTGTTATTACAAACGGTGCAAGTGAAGGAATTGACTCAGTTTTTCGAACCATTCTCGAAGAAGGTGACGAAGTAATTATTCCCGCTCCGATCTATTCTGGATACGAGCCAATAATTGAACTGTGCGGGGCAAAAGTAGTTTATTTAAATACAGCAGATACGGGCTTTCTTCCATCTCCAGAACGATTGAAAGCAATGGTAACACAAAAAACAAAAGCAATTCTATTAAACTACCCATCTAATCCAATAGGCGTTATCATCCAGCCGGAATTAATGGATGAGCTCGTTGCATTACTAGAAAACCAAGATATTTATATCGTGTCTGACGAAATATATAGTGAAAACACTTTCGGCAGTAAACACTGCTCAATCGCATCCTATCCACAGCTGCGTGATCGTCTGTTTCTGATCCATGGTTTATCGAAGTCGCATTCCATGACAGGATGGCGAATTGGTTTCATTTTAGGACCAAAAAAGCTTATGGAACACGTCTTAAATGTACACTTATATAACTCGATTTGTGCGTCTTTGCCGAGTCAGTACGCAGGTATTGAAGCATTGACAAATTGCCGGGAAGTTCCTGCAACGATGAATGTTGAATATATAAAGCGCAGAGACTTTGTCTTCGAGCGCCTCACAAGTATGGGACTTGATGTAGTCAAGCCAAATGGAGCTTTCTACATCTTCCCTTCGATTAAACAGTTCGGAATGCCTTCATATGAGTTTGCAACAAGACTATTACACGAAAATGGAGTAGCAGTCGTTCCAGGTAGCGCGTTCACTGAACATGGTGAAGGCTATATTCGTATCTCGTACGCTTATGCTATGCCAATGCTAGAAAAGGGAATGAAACGGCTCGAGCAATTTATTACGGCATTAGGAAAGCATCCTATTAGCACTAAATTAGTATCAAGCTCTAGCGCTGACAAGTAA
- a CDS encoding TRAP transporter large permease: MTVILLFGTLFVCLLIGVPIAISLGVSALVAIYFGSTLPLDIITQKAFTSLDSFPLLAIPFFMLSGILMGKGGVSKRLLDLATTMVGWMTGGLSMVTIVACMFFAAISGSGPATVAAIGGFMIPAMVARKYDGGFAAAISASAGSIGVIIPPSIPFVLYGVIGSVSVGSLFLAGIIPGLLIGLGLMITSYIISKKQGYKPEQVKVFDFKSVWKATYDAKWALLIPVIILGGIYGGVFSPTEAAVVAVVYSLIIGKFVYKELSWQSIFESFREAVVINATTMIIIGLSVSFAYFMTLEQIPNDISAFLTELSTNPVIILLAINILLLIVGMFIDTISALVVLTPILLPIVIGVGIDPIHFGVILVANLAIGFITPPLGVNLFVASSVGKVKFERIVSAIVPFLVSMIICLLVITYVPALSLWLPGLFK; the protein is encoded by the coding sequence ATGACGGTCATATTATTATTCGGAACACTATTCGTTTGTTTATTGATTGGGGTACCGATTGCCATTTCATTAGGTGTGTCCGCCCTCGTCGCCATTTACTTTGGATCAACTTTACCACTTGATATTATTACACAAAAAGCGTTCACTTCACTTGACTCCTTCCCACTTTTGGCTATCCCTTTTTTCATGCTTTCAGGGATATTAATGGGAAAAGGCGGGGTGTCAAAACGCCTGCTTGACTTAGCAACAACAATGGTTGGATGGATGACAGGCGGATTATCGATGGTCACGATCGTTGCTTGTATGTTCTTTGCGGCAATTTCAGGCTCGGGTCCTGCAACCGTAGCAGCAATCGGCGGGTTCATGATACCAGCGATGGTTGCCAGGAAATATGATGGCGGTTTTGCAGCAGCAATTTCAGCATCTGCAGGCTCTATTGGCGTTATTATTCCACCAAGCATCCCATTCGTTTTATACGGGGTCATCGGAAGTGTATCTGTAGGAAGCTTATTCCTGGCTGGAATTATTCCAGGACTGCTTATTGGACTCGGATTAATGATTACTTCTTATATCATCTCGAAAAAACAAGGATATAAACCCGAACAAGTAAAGGTATTCGATTTTAAAAGCGTATGGAAAGCGACATATGATGCAAAATGGGCGCTCTTAATTCCCGTCATAATCTTAGGAGGCATTTACGGCGGAGTTTTCTCTCCAACAGAGGCGGCCGTAGTTGCTGTTGTGTATTCATTAATTATTGGGAAATTTGTCTATAAAGAATTAAGCTGGCAGAGTATTTTCGAAAGCTTCCGTGAGGCGGTTGTTATTAATGCGACAACGATGATTATCATTGGATTATCCGTATCATTCGCCTATTTCATGACGCTCGAACAGATTCCGAATGACATTTCTGCCTTCCTTACTGAGCTTTCAACGAATCCAGTCATCATATTACTCGCTATAAATATTTTATTATTAATTGTCGGAATGTTTATTGACACAATCTCTGCCCTAGTTGTTTTAACACCAATTTTATTACCAATTGTTATTGGTGTTGGTATCGATCCAATTCATTTTGGAGTAATACTTGTCGCAAACTTAGCAATTGGCTTTATCACACCTCCGCTTGGCGTCAATCTATTCGTGGCTTCTAGTGTTGGAAAAGTTAAGTTCGAACGTATTGTCTCTGCAATTGTTCCTTTCCTGGTGTCTATGATTATTTGTCTGCTTGTCATTACTTACGTACCTGCACTATCCCTATGGCTGCCAGGCTTATTTAAATAA
- a CDS encoding TRAP transporter small permease, whose translation MAKRFARFEEIFLVLTLALMVLLIFGQVVGRYVFQSAPSWTEELARYIHIFQVWIGASYAVKLRQHIRVEAFITRLHGTPRKILEGLGVLIWFLISLFLAVYGTKLVLVSFHHGQITPALQIPIWIPFLAIPLGGTGMAIRLIQQLGEIWKGNYEKPESEEIIG comes from the coding sequence ATGGCAAAAAGATTTGCTCGATTCGAAGAAATCTTTTTAGTATTGACTCTCGCACTTATGGTTTTGCTTATTTTCGGCCAAGTAGTCGGCCGATACGTATTTCAATCAGCACCAAGCTGGACGGAAGAACTTGCCCGCTACATCCACATTTTCCAAGTGTGGATTGGAGCTAGCTACGCTGTAAAGCTTCGCCAGCATATACGAGTTGAAGCGTTTATCACGCGTTTACATGGTACTCCTCGCAAAATTTTAGAAGGTCTAGGCGTTCTTATTTGGTTTTTGATTTCTTTATTTTTGGCGGTATACGGCACAAAATTAGTTTTGGTTAGTTTTCATCACGGACAGATTACTCCAGCACTACAAATTCCGATTTGGATCCCCTTCTTGGCCATACCGCTTGGCGGTACTGGAATGGCTATACGGTTAATTCAGCAATTAGGTGAAATTTGGAAAGGCAACTATGAGAAGCCAGAAAGTGAGGAGATCATCGGATGA
- a CDS encoding TRAP transporter substrate-binding protein, which yields MKKLLALLLISLLVIAGCGRPKESSSSEGGNDKVHKIRIAYLVSEEQSTHLAAVTFKEKLEKESNGRLKVELYPNGQLYGSDREAIEAVQLGNIEMTIPALAPLASFNKKFLVFDLPFLFNDHEAAYKTLDGELGQELLSDLEKNDLKGLVFAENGFRHMSNNNGPIESPADLKGLKFRTLENPVHTDTFLSFGANASPFAFGELYTALQQKTYDAMESPISLYYTNKFYEVQNYLTLSGHVYASTILLMNNNFYNSLPNDLQELVVKVSEEYRTEQRNLARKQDVEFLEKLKENGMKVNELTAEQREQFREAAKVVYDKYVPEIGEDLVNKALAGNK from the coding sequence ATGAAAAAATTGCTTGCACTACTACTCATCAGCTTGCTAGTCATCGCAGGCTGTGGACGTCCGAAGGAAAGCTCCTCAAGTGAGGGTGGAAATGATAAAGTTCACAAAATCCGTATTGCTTACTTAGTATCCGAAGAACAATCCACACATCTTGCTGCTGTTACGTTTAAAGAAAAACTTGAGAAAGAATCAAACGGCCGTTTGAAAGTAGAACTGTATCCAAATGGACAACTTTACGGATCAGATCGTGAAGCTATTGAAGCTGTACAGCTTGGAAATATCGAAATGACTATCCCAGCTCTAGCACCACTTGCTTCATTCAACAAAAAATTCTTAGTGTTTGACCTGCCATTCCTATTCAATGATCATGAAGCTGCCTACAAAACTCTTGATGGGGAACTTGGACAAGAATTACTAAGTGATTTAGAGAAAAATGATTTAAAGGGTCTTGTTTTTGCTGAAAACGGCTTCCGCCATATGTCAAATAATAATGGACCGATTGAGTCACCTGCAGACTTAAAAGGCTTGAAATTTAGAACTTTAGAAAACCCAGTTCATACAGATACATTTTTATCATTCGGAGCAAACGCATCACCATTTGCATTTGGTGAACTTTATACTGCATTACAGCAAAAAACATATGATGCGATGGAGTCTCCAATCTCTTTATATTACACAAATAAATTCTACGAAGTACAAAATTACTTAACATTGAGTGGACATGTTTATGCATCCACAATTCTTCTTATGAACAATAATTTTTATAATAGCCTGCCAAACGATCTTCAAGAATTAGTCGTTAAGGTTTCTGAAGAATACCGTACTGAACAGCGTAATCTTGCTCGAAAACAAGATGTTGAATTTTTGGAAAAGTTAAAAGAAAACGGCATGAAAGTAAATGAACTGACAGCTGAGCAGCGAGAGCAATTCCGCGAAGCTGCAAAAGTAGTTTATGACAAATATGTACCAGAAATTGGTGAAGATTTAGTAAATAAAGCATTAGCAGGAAATAAGTAA
- a CDS encoding GntR family transcriptional regulator, whose amino-acid sequence MRKITQNVSLADQAYNLLKKAIISAELAPEEELPEERLATDLGISRTPLREALRRLAMEGLIVLQKGRPAIVATFTKEDSLEYMELRRVLEIHNIEKITFKSDEDLLSELKKNLTLQLEAISNNNYHEFIELDREFHLILASKNGNKKFKEMIHQMNTGVNRAFLVLSNTLHVSAHDAYQEHVKLTEALEEKNVSSAKEKMLEHLQNVEKRFLSYFQKEENK is encoded by the coding sequence TTGAGAAAAATTACTCAAAATGTTTCATTAGCTGATCAAGCTTATAACTTATTAAAGAAAGCAATTATCTCGGCTGAACTTGCACCAGAGGAAGAATTACCGGAGGAAAGGCTTGCAACTGATCTCGGCATTAGCCGTACTCCTCTTCGGGAAGCACTAAGACGGTTAGCAATGGAAGGGCTCATCGTTCTGCAAAAAGGACGTCCAGCTATCGTCGCCACCTTTACTAAGGAAGATTCACTTGAATATATGGAATTGCGGCGCGTGCTCGAAATTCATAATATTGAGAAAATTACTTTTAAATCAGACGAGGATTTATTGAGTGAATTAAAGAAAAACTTAACACTTCAATTGGAAGCGATATCAAATAATAATTACCATGAATTTATCGAACTAGACCGCGAATTCCACTTGATTCTTGCATCGAAAAACGGAAATAAGAAATTCAAAGAAATGATCCATCAGATGAACACTGGAGTCAACCGTGCATTCCTCGTACTATCGAACACACTGCATGTGAGCGCGCACGATGCATACCAAGAACACGTAAAACTAACCGAGGCTCTTGAAGAAAAAAATGTATCGTCTGCAAAAGAGAAAATGCTTGAACATTTGCAAAACGTTGAAAAACGATTCTTAAGCTATTTCCAAAAGGAGGAAAATAAATGA
- a CDS encoding FAD-binding oxidoreductase encodes MFIQQLIKLLGSDKVSQSETELFRHSHDESFHKAVEPDVVCFPESRKDVEMIMDVAREYKVPVTPFGAGSGLEGQAIPVKKGISINFEKMNNVVNFSPEDLMITVQPGMTRLQLNKLVNRHGLMFPIDPGADATIGGMVATNASGTTAVRYGSTRDQLLDLEVVLANGTVIHSGSYAKKSSSGYHLTGLFAGSEGTLGIITEITLRLHGIPEHTVAARCTFDTPEACAEAAKTVLLSGIPVMRMELVDAESISQVNAYGGYHFPIRHSLFFEFAGTRTAALEEVKIAEQLMRELGCGNWEVAGGSKERMELWKARHEMAYAYRHIKGMANTGADVCVPISRLPELVVYARKLIDESGLTGGVLGHVGDGNFHTIVLYDPSVAGEKEKAEYTNEALALRAIEVGGTCTGEHGVGLGKMKFQEIEHGEATIIMKQLKKMFDPEGLLNPGKIFNLD; translated from the coding sequence GTGTTTATTCAACAACTAATAAAGCTTCTTGGAAGTGATAAAGTTAGCCAAAGTGAAACTGAATTGTTCCGTCATAGCCATGATGAATCTTTTCATAAGGCAGTTGAGCCGGATGTAGTTTGTTTTCCTGAGAGTCGGAAAGATGTTGAAATGATTATGGATGTAGCACGTGAGTATAAAGTTCCTGTAACTCCCTTTGGTGCAGGATCAGGCTTAGAAGGACAAGCTATTCCTGTTAAAAAAGGGATTTCCATTAACTTTGAAAAAATGAATAATGTAGTTAATTTTTCACCAGAAGATTTAATGATTACTGTGCAGCCGGGAATGACACGCTTACAATTGAATAAACTGGTCAATCGGCACGGTTTGATGTTCCCAATTGACCCAGGAGCGGATGCAACGATTGGCGGGATGGTAGCAACGAATGCGAGCGGTACGACAGCAGTTCGTTACGGTTCAACACGGGATCAGCTGCTTGATTTAGAAGTTGTATTAGCTAACGGAACAGTCATTCACTCAGGGTCGTATGCTAAAAAATCATCTTCTGGCTACCATTTGACAGGGCTGTTTGCTGGTTCAGAAGGTACGTTAGGCATCATTACAGAAATAACATTAAGACTTCATGGGATTCCTGAACATACGGTGGCTGCGCGATGCACGTTTGACACTCCAGAAGCATGTGCAGAAGCAGCTAAGACGGTTTTACTTAGCGGTATTCCGGTGATGCGAATGGAGCTAGTTGATGCAGAGAGTATTTCACAAGTGAATGCATATGGAGGCTATCATTTTCCGATTCGTCATTCTTTGTTTTTTGAATTTGCAGGCACGAGGACAGCTGCTCTGGAAGAGGTAAAAATAGCAGAGCAATTAATGCGCGAGCTTGGTTGTGGAAATTGGGAAGTCGCAGGTGGATCGAAGGAACGGATGGAGTTGTGGAAAGCCCGTCATGAAATGGCGTATGCTTACCGCCATATTAAAGGAATGGCCAATACAGGAGCAGATGTGTGTGTCCCAATATCGCGATTGCCAGAGCTTGTCGTATATGCAAGAAAGTTAATTGATGAAAGCGGTTTGACCGGTGGTGTTTTGGGGCATGTCGGCGATGGGAATTTTCATACAATTGTCCTTTATGATCCAAGTGTAGCGGGTGAAAAAGAAAAGGCCGAGTATACGAATGAAGCGCTTGCATTAAGAGCGATTGAAGTAGGCGGCACATGCACAGGCGAACATGGAGTCGGGCTTGGGAAAATGAAATTTCAAGAGATTGAGCACGGGGAAGCGACAATTATTATGAAGCAATTGAAGAAAATGTTCGATCCAGAAGGCTTGTTAAATCCAGGGAAAATATTCAACTTGGATTAA
- a CDS encoding VOC family protein yields MKKYVHHICIQTNTYLETLKFYTEALGFEIVQESPDFHGREFNSWLKLDHFYIELQTGKKNEVLADNSPNSQGIVHFCIWVENLDQEVKRLKAMNANFICKNGEIIYRVENGSLCKIKAPEGTIVELRDNRGI; encoded by the coding sequence ATGAAGAAATACGTTCATCATATATGTATACAAACCAATACGTATCTGGAAACATTAAAGTTCTATACGGAAGCTTTAGGATTTGAAATCGTTCAAGAATCTCCCGACTTTCATGGAAGAGAGTTTAATAGTTGGCTAAAACTCGATCATTTTTATATCGAGCTGCAAACTGGTAAAAAAAATGAAGTTCTTGCTGATAATAGTCCTAACAGCCAAGGAATTGTTCACTTTTGCATATGGGTTGAAAACCTCGACCAGGAAGTGAAACGCTTAAAAGCGATGAATGCAAATTTTATTTGTAAAAATGGGGAGATTATTTACCGTGTTGAAAATGGTTCCCTTTGTAAAATAAAAGCTCCAGAAGGTACAATTGTGGAATTGCGTGATAACAGAGGTATATAA
- a CDS encoding zinc-dependent alcohol dehydrogenase family protein translates to MEANCIKLYEFGDPESVLKIERTMIQRPKNAEVLVRMKVRPINPSDLIPIKGAYSNRISLPYIPGYEGVGIVEDVGPSVSQKLIGKRVLPLRGDGTWQEYVKTNADLAVPIPDTIDDYTASQLYINPLTAWIICTEILRLGPGDILLVNACGSSIGRIFAQLSNILGFRLIAVTRNHLYTKELLQLGASYVINTSETSLQSTVMELTNGCGASAAIDSIGGADGTELAFSVRPNGNFVTIGLLSGVPVDWKNISLQTKVNVKLFHLRHWNQQVSVQTWQDAFHHLITLIKEKKLTLMVAASHYDLLKIKEAVRDANSTKENKGKVFLTS, encoded by the coding sequence TTGGAAGCTAATTGTATAAAATTATACGAATTTGGAGATCCAGAGAGCGTTTTAAAGATTGAACGTACAATGATTCAACGACCTAAAAATGCAGAGGTACTTGTGCGTATGAAAGTTCGGCCTATAAATCCATCTGATTTAATTCCTATTAAAGGAGCTTACTCCAATCGCATTTCATTACCCTATATTCCGGGATATGAAGGAGTTGGCATTGTGGAAGATGTAGGCCCTTCTGTTTCGCAAAAACTTATTGGCAAGCGTGTTTTGCCTTTGCGTGGTGATGGTACTTGGCAAGAATATGTGAAAACAAATGCAGATTTAGCCGTTCCTATTCCAGATACAATTGATGATTACACCGCTTCACAATTATACATAAATCCGTTAACTGCCTGGATTATTTGCACAGAGATACTGAGATTGGGACCAGGGGATATATTGCTGGTAAATGCTTGCGGATCTTCTATTGGTCGTATTTTTGCACAATTATCTAATATTCTCGGTTTCCGCCTGATTGCTGTAACGAGAAATCATCTTTATACAAAAGAGCTACTACAATTAGGTGCTTCCTATGTAATCAATACATCAGAGACATCATTACAAAGTACTGTTATGGAATTAACAAATGGATGCGGTGCATCGGCAGCAATTGATTCCATAGGAGGTGCAGATGGTACTGAATTAGCCTTTTCTGTTCGACCTAATGGGAATTTTGTAACAATTGGTTTATTATCAGGAGTACCAGTTGATTGGAAAAACATTTCACTCCAGACAAAAGTAAATGTTAAATTATTTCATCTACGCCATTGGAATCAACAAGTATCTGTGCAGACTTGGCAAGATGCATTTCATCATTTAATTACACTTATAAAAGAAAAAAAATTAACACTCATGGTAGCTGCTTCTCATTATGACTTGTTAAAGATAAAGGAAGCCGTTCGAGATGCTAATTCAACAAAAGAGAATAAGGGAAAAGTCTTTTTAACAAGCTGA
- a CDS encoding helix-turn-helix transcriptional regulator — protein MENHIKVLREQKGISQGRLAELCGVSRQTINAIENNKYDPSLQLAFDISRHLSTSMEDLFIPKKKEN, from the coding sequence ATGGAAAATCATATTAAAGTTTTAAGAGAACAAAAGGGAATATCTCAAGGGAGACTGGCAGAGCTTTGTGGTGTCAGTCGGCAAACCATTAATGCGATTGAAAATAATAAATATGATCCAAGTCTTCAGCTAGCTTTTGATATTTCTAGGCATTTGTCCACGTCCATGGAAGATTTATTCATTCCGAAAAAAAAGGAGAATTAA
- a CDS encoding DUF1572 family protein — MTNTHNEISSEYLRVIKLRFREMKSTAEKTFDQLDGEMLFWFPNDNSNSISIIVKHMSGNMVSRWTDFLNSDGEKPDRDRDGEFEHTISNRNELYEVWEKGWNVFLNALDSIEEDQLHRKIFIRNEPHTLIEAIERQMYHYSSHVGQIIYIAKQLKSEGWTSLTIPKKNNN, encoded by the coding sequence ATGACAAATACTCACAATGAAATATCTTCTGAATATTTAAGGGTGATTAAATTACGGTTTAGAGAGATGAAAAGTACGGCTGAAAAGACATTTGATCAACTTGATGGAGAAATGCTGTTCTGGTTCCCGAATGATAACTCCAATAGCATTTCAATTATTGTGAAGCATATGAGCGGGAATATGGTTTCTCGTTGGACAGATTTTTTAAATTCTGATGGTGAAAAACCTGATCGGGACCGAGATGGAGAGTTTGAGCATACTATTTCAAATCGTAATGAGTTATATGAGGTCTGGGAAAAAGGATGGAATGTATTCCTAAACGCACTTGATTCTATCGAAGAGGATCAGCTGCATCGAAAGATATTCATTCGGAATGAACCTCACACTCTCATTGAGGCAATTGAGAGACAAATGTATCACTACTCCTCTCATGTAGGTCAAATCATTTATATAGCTAAACAGTTGAAATCAGAAGGATGGACAAGCTTAACAATTCCAAAAAAAAATAATAATTAA
- a CDS encoding DUF1835 domain-containing protein — translation MMEIDQLKKAIEELPEGEVKSLLFHILLRVNHIEEKEYSETEFVDDVKRVYKTLLDITKERSESKQADTCQMIHILFGGSPAGSLKVALKEMGVFEKEKVYSFWNIFSVGPIWQLHEEIGIGARFTWMKESLKDKHEELREYLQRFHQTVHQILSIPKDVPITLWTAENAHEQTGLRFVLHLLKDKPNEIKVINTSLAYAEHFNRADIKYTVLHSGEIPPEKLQTIYEHSKQKHSLSNLEREQYEQEWLHLSDNRESLRIWRNGRIQSVCIDYYDQYIINLAKKLQRERESEEFMKSARLIGEALGHLDQYIGDEFLEYRVRKLIENGVFEMEGNLKAMRYYGVKLS, via the coding sequence ATGATGGAAATAGATCAGTTAAAAAAGGCTATCGAAGAACTGCCAGAAGGGGAAGTAAAGTCATTATTGTTTCATATTCTCTTAAGAGTGAATCATATAGAGGAGAAGGAATATTCAGAAACAGAGTTTGTGGATGATGTGAAAAGGGTATATAAAACGCTTTTGGATATAACGAAAGAAAGGTCGGAATCGAAGCAAGCCGATACTTGTCAAATGATTCATATTCTTTTCGGTGGATCCCCTGCGGGTAGTTTAAAGGTAGCATTAAAGGAAATGGGAGTGTTTGAAAAGGAAAAAGTGTACTCCTTCTGGAATATATTTTCGGTCGGACCTATCTGGCAGCTGCATGAAGAGATTGGAATCGGAGCCAGATTTACTTGGATGAAAGAATCACTGAAGGATAAACATGAGGAGTTACGAGAATATTTACAGAGATTTCATCAGACAGTTCACCAAATTTTGTCCATTCCAAAAGATGTCCCTATTACCCTATGGACTGCTGAAAATGCGCATGAGCAGACAGGTCTACGCTTTGTTTTGCATTTATTAAAGGACAAGCCTAATGAAATTAAAGTGATTAACACCTCATTGGCATATGCAGAACATTTTAATCGAGCCGATATAAAATACACAGTATTGCATTCAGGGGAAATACCACCTGAAAAACTCCAAACCATTTATGAGCACAGTAAGCAGAAGCATTCTTTGTCGAACCTTGAAAGAGAGCAATATGAACAGGAATGGCTTCATCTATCGGATAATCGGGAATCATTACGAATTTGGCGGAATGGAAGAATTCAAAGTGTTTGTATTGACTATTATGACCAATACATCATCAATTTGGCGAAAAAGCTTCAACGCGAACGAGAGTCAGAGGAGTTTATGAAATCAGCGAGATTAATTGGAGAAGCGTTAGGGCATTTAGATCAATATATAGGTGACGAGTTCTTGGAATATCGGGTGAGAAAGCTGATAGAAAATGGTGTTTTTGAAATGGAAGGAAACTTGAAAGCCATGAGATACTATGGAGTAAAATTAAGTTAG
- a CDS encoding YnfA family protein, with protein MIYTILIFILAGIAEIGGGYLVWLWLREGKPYWYGIIGGIILVIYGIIPTLQNFPTFGRVYAAYGGVFIILSVLWGWGVDKKTPDTFDWIGAVICLIGVSIMLWSPRQ; from the coding sequence ATGATTTATACGATATTGATATTCATTCTTGCAGGAATCGCTGAAATCGGCGGAGGATATTTAGTCTGGCTATGGCTGCGTGAAGGAAAGCCATATTGGTACGGGATCATTGGTGGGATCATTTTGGTTATATATGGGATTATCCCTACTTTGCAAAATTTCCCTACATTCGGAAGAGTGTATGCAGCCTATGGTGGCGTATTTATTATTCTTTCGGTTTTGTGGGGATGGGGAGTCGATAAAAAAACACCTGATACGTTCGATTGGATTGGAGCGGTCATATGTTTAATTGGAGTATCCATCATGCTTTGGAGTCCAAGGCAGTAG